One stretch of Filifactor alocis ATCC 35896 DNA includes these proteins:
- a CDS encoding putative heavy metal-binding protein, which produces MILTTTPSVQGHDIIEYKEIVFGEVITGVNFIKDFGAGLRDFFGGRAQGYERELISAREEAMREMENRAKSIGANAIVGIDLDYEVLGETGSMMMVTASGTAVVID; this is translated from the coding sequence ATGATTTTAACAACAACACCATCTGTACAAGGACACGATATTATCGAATACAAAGAGATTGTTTTTGGAGAAGTGATTACAGGGGTAAACTTTATCAAAGACTTCGGCGCAGGACTCAGAGATTTTTTCGGCGGTCGTGCACAAGGATATGAAAGGGAACTGATTTCTGCAAGAGAAGAAGCAATGCGCGAAATGGAAAATCGTGCAAAAAGCATAGGTGCCAACGCTATTGTAGGCATTGATTTGGACTATGAAGTGCTCGGAGAAACCGGAAGTATGATGATGGTAACAGCAAGCGGGACCGCAGTTGTAATCGATTAA
- the ybaK gene encoding Cys-tRNA(Pro) deacylase, which produces MKQIKTNAMRLLEEKKIDYVAYEYESKGFLSGTEVAHKLGFDTKKVFKTLVTQGEKVFYVFIIPSDEELALKKCAKLTGEKNVHMIHQADIQKVTGYIKGGCCPIGMKKQYKTFLDESAKNHSTIVVSAGRLGCQIELNPFDLSDCFGIEFQDLTQG; this is translated from the coding sequence ATGAAACAAATTAAGACAAATGCAATGAGATTGTTGGAAGAAAAAAAGATAGATTATGTTGCTTATGAATATGAGAGCAAAGGTTTTTTGTCCGGAACGGAAGTTGCACATAAATTAGGATTTGATACGAAAAAAGTATTTAAAACGCTGGTGACTCAAGGAGAAAAGGTGTTCTATGTGTTTATCATTCCGTCTGATGAAGAGCTTGCGTTGAAAAAATGTGCAAAGTTGACGGGAGAAAAAAATGTTCATATGATTCATCAAGCGGATATTCAGAAAGTGACAGGATATATAAAAGGTGGATGTTGTCCAATCGGAATGAAAAAACAATACAAGACATTTCTTGACGAATCGGCAAAAAATCATTCTACTATTGTGGTTAGTGCAGGTCGCTTGGGCTGTCAGATAGAATTGAATCCGTTCGACTTGTCGGATTGTTTTGGAATAGAATTTCAAGATTTGACACAGGGATAA